A window of Benincasa hispida cultivar B227 chromosome 9, ASM972705v1, whole genome shotgun sequence genomic DNA:
CGCTagtcaaatatttcataaataatggtttctttcatttttcaacCAGTCAACTTTTGGGTGTTTTGTTTCTCTTCcctaaatttgttttaaattttgaatgtcATTCTctgtatttattttctttatgacATCAGTCTTGGAACTTTCAATTTGCAGGGTTCATAAAGGAGCTACATGATGATGACTCATAGCTTTCCAGTTTCCCcttttagtttctatttttctATCTTATTTAGATGATTAGATCTTTCACTAAAACTAACTGTTATATTCATATGTTGCTGTTTGAGGTAGTGCATGTAGTttatacaaatatatctaaCCAAATTTGGATTTGTCAAGAGTATCTTATGAAGTTTTTGACTTGGCATTTTGCAGGGTTCCTAAGGATCTCTATGCCCCAGCTCTTGGTGGGATAATGCTATCTATTGGGATTAAGCTTTCTATTAATGATTTTGCTCTAGCAATTAAGAGGTTATACATCGGAATTGCCAAATGCCAATCATATCGACTGCATTTGAAAACTTGAGTTTGTTCTTGAgaattcttttattttgtttgttatttGCAGGCCTGTACCACTCTCTGTTGGGTTTATTGCTCAGTATGTTTTGAAACCAGCTCTTGGTGTATTGATAGCAAGAGCATTTGGCATATCTCCAATGTTCTATGCAGGATTTCTTCTCACAGCCTGTGTTGGTGGGGCGCAGCTATCAAGTTATGCCAGTTTCTTGAGTAAAGGAGATATTGCCTTGAGTATTCTCCTTACCAGCATCACCACCATCTCATCCGTGCTTCTAACACCTCTATTGACTGGAATTCTGATCGGTTCAGTTGTTCCGGTTGATGCAGTTGCCATGTCAAAGTCAATATTGCAGGTAATGGCACTTCAATGAATAATTGTATAGTAGATATGATTCATGGATTTCAGACAAAAAAGTCCAGTAGGATTGTAGTTACATACTTCGTCCATTAATTTAGTAAGAAACCAAACTTTCCAAATCTAGAAAAGGATCCCTCAACCATAAGAAATGACTCCAATCTAAAGACTAAAAGAATACAATCAAGTTGATAATTACGAAAGATTCGATTACTGGACACCAATAAAGGCACCTTAAATCTCATCACTTCCAACAGCTCCAAAAACTTTTGACTCTTCTAAAAATCCTTAATCCTACTATGCGTCTTGAGCCACATACCCCATATGGCACCAAAACAACATATCTACCACAAAACTCTTCCCTTATTCTGAAAAGAATATTCCTTCCCGAGCATGTACTAGagtaatattataattttttctgAAAAGACATTTATAgttgattttcaaaattatgtaCGCAAAAATTTAGTGCATAAAGGTCTTGATATATTGGGTTTCTCATTATTTAGGCAGCTGGTTGCATGAAGAAGCTTTTCTGGTCTTCATAGAAAGAGACTCTTCTTAGCAAATGAGTTAGTTAAACAGAAACTTCTTTTATGGAGGCTTTCTTGTGtgttcttttccttttccaattCTTCTGTTAAGTTTTGCAATGTTATTTCGCATGTTATTTCGCATGTCCATCCTATGTCTGGGCTGTAACTAATCTTCATCCCCTCTCACTACGGTCAAGAAATGGTGTATTTTAAGGTTTCGTGGGCGTCTTGCATTATACTGATACAATCATTAATGTTTGGTTATTAATGTTCTGGCATTGTTATAGGTTGTTCTTCTTCCAGTTGCCCTTGGACTTGTCCTTAATTCTTATGCAAAGCCGATCGTAGCCGTTCTTCAGCCTGTGATGCCGTTTGTTGCAATGATCTGTACTTCATTGTGCATCGGTAGCCCTCTTGCTATAAACAGAAGCCAAATTTTGTCGATAGATGGAGCCCGGTTGGTTCTTCCAGTTTTAGCATTTCATACTTTGGCATTCACTTTGGGATACTGGGCATCGAAAATCCCAATCGTAAGGTAAAAAGTTATACCTCTTTACATAAAATCCCATGTAGTTTGATGAACTTTGGGGTTTAGTTCCTTCAGAATGATCTTTCTGTATTATACATCACTCTTCATATAATTGATCCCACCCAGGTTCTATAGGCATGAAAATAGTAGTATTTCCCTGTTGATAAAATGGATACAAAAGTTTAGCAGGGTAGCTAGAAACCCGCCGATCTTTTGCTTTGATCAATCGCCTTCGCCTTCGCCTTCAATCTTTTTAGAAACTGTTAAGGCACGTGACTATTAATTAGTGAAAGGCTTTTCAACCTTTCATTCACATGGAAACTATCTACTATCATAATAATCTTGCTTTCCTTTCTGTTCAAGTGGGTCATAGATAACACTTTTTGCCGTAGTACATGAATAGGTAGCATCAATCAAATCTGCAGACTATGGCTTGTTGGGAGCAGtttgtaaaaattatttttcaaacttaaataTCAAAAGTAGAATCGCTGTTTGAGAGAACTTTGAAAAATAACTGCgtcttttagaataaaatttagtGAAAACCTGTTTGCTAGAGCCTTTGAAAATTgttcatttttgtattttattctaGTTTATTTCCTCTGATCCCTTTGTCAGAACAACTTAAGCCATTTTTAATCCCAAAACTATGAGTCTTATTATTAATTTCCAGTGCACAACAACTATTACCTTTACAGGCCATCCAAAACCATATTCCAAAATTCTCAAAACCGAAgtagaaaactatttttctcaATAGCTCCCAGGCTACAAAATTACATGAAAGTCAAATATTCAAGATCTGTTGCAGCTTAAGAATTACATAAAAACTTTTATCACCTTTGTCTAAATAAACTTTCTCGTTCCCATAGAGATATTGTTTTGATTTTCATGACTATACTGTTTTATGGAGTAGTCATGTCAGTTTGTTTTACACTGGTTTAGAATGAATTTGCATTGATTTCGAAATTGAGGTGGCAGGATGTTGGAACTCCTAGCTTCTGATTTCGGGTAGGAAGCTTAATAAATGAAAAACACTGTTGTCGTTTAGAGTTCGACATTAGGTTATGCAGTTCTCCTTGTAGATGAATGAGGCTGGCTCAATATAGGGTTAGGTTAATGAAAACTAGATTAGATTGGCTATACTGTTTAGGGAGTAGTCATGTCATTTTGTTTGTTACACTAGTTTAGAATGAATTTGCATCGATTTCCAACTCGAGGTAGTGACTCCTAGCTCCCAATTTTGGGTAGAAGAAAGCTTAATAAATGAAAAACATTGATGCCCTTTGACATTAGTCTCCTTGTAAATGAACGAGGTTGGCTCAAAACTAAGGTTAATGAAAACTAGATTAGATTGAATACTTCAATTCAGACAAATATAATTAGTTTCAAAATATGATGAACATTGCTTAATACAATATTGTGAATGTCATAggcaagaagaagaagctagCAGAACAATTTCACTTTGCACAGGGATGCAGAGCTCCACTCTAGCAGGGCTTCTTGCTACTCAGTTCCTCGGGAGTACTCAGGCCGTTCCACCCGCATGTTCGGTCGTCGCCATGGCCATCATGGGCCTTTGTCTAGCTTCATTCTGGGGCAGTGGGTCTAAAATTAGAGACTTGCCATCTCTTTTGATACAGAAAAGCAGTTCCATAGTCAGTGCTTCTTGAATCTACTTGAATTAGCAACTCACCCATCTCTTAAAAGTGGTTGAAAAGTCTCAAAATGCAACAGCAAAAAGTCCATTTGCAGGCAAAggaaaagagttcttcaaccaGCATATGTGATTCTCAGGTACCATAATAAAAGATAGCAGGAAATAAATTTACTCTGTGTAATGTTCATATGATACAGGAAAGCTCATGGGCGCTACCATGAGAATGAGgcataaaaatataaagtatCATGATAGTTATCTAATAAaagtaagaaagaaaaaagtggATTATCATCATTTCAGTTTATAGGatgtattatttatttgtttagaaaatatagtaaatacacacttcttaatcaattaaagtGAAAAAAAGGATAATTTTTTGCTTCATTTTTTGGCCCTTATTTACATActgatttttggattttttcccCCAACCAAAATTGGAATCTCAAATCTCACTATTTGGAGGTAAGAAGTGTGGAAATAGATTTAATTGAactgaaaatttttctttcttaaccCCTAGTTATTGAATTTTTGAAGATTTGTCTTATAGATTTGAGGATGGTAAATTATATTTTTCGCAtagcacattttttttttactattcatATCAATAATCAAGGTCATTAAGCACATGGGAAAAGTTTTAgctaaaataaatgaaatggttatatatatatatatatatatagaatcaGGTATGTATGAGTTCAACAACTTGAGAGTGATGGAGAGTGAATCTTGACATCATAGTGAAGAAAACATGTCTTAATCAATTGTTATACAAGACACAGATACTAGATATTTTtctaaagttatttatttagtataagaTCTTCAAGAGTGtataaaaaacatttttgaaaattaggtgAATCTAAAAGGTAACACCACACAGTCATACACAATGTTGGTAATGTTAAAAATAACAGGAAAGATAATAAGTGAAATTGAGAGAGCAGACACAAAGATTGATAATCCAGTTCGGTGTAAGATCACTTACGTTTGGGGAAACACTGTCTAGTGAAAAAATTTTACTAATAAAGAATGAAGTGATTACAATGGACTACTTATTCGTCAAACATCTTTTACAGTGACTCTCAAAGAGGTAATTCCTAGTGAAGCTTTTAGACTCCTTCATCCTTTACATGTAACGTTCGAGTTTAGAATGAAGACATGAATGAACAAATATCACATGATCCTGAGAACGtgaaagtatggttaaaaaagacttaaaagaattgaaagtcactacctataccaacaaggtgtaccttcctttttggtggctcaatcataggaacaccaaagttaagcgtgcttagcttggagcagtGTTATGTTGGATGACCTCTTGGGAATTTTTCTAGGATGAGTGAGGACAAAGTATGCTGAAAGAACCAGTGTTGGTTTGTGatcactgtttttttttttttaatatttgtaaaaATGATGCTATACACTTGattatttttcctaaaatttctATTTATTGCAATTACCCTAAAAAGAAAAGTGTTGGTTTCATGGCATGGGTATACTTTGGGTATAATAAAGTTATGGGTCTTATGATATTGTATTTCCAGATAGGGTAAGATAAAGGGAAGGAAGTTATGGCATATATCTGAAAATAATAGGACAAAATGAAGGCAATTGGAACCCAACAATTGGACAAGATGGGAAGAACTAGGAGTACCTCTAAGATACATTCATTCATTCTCCCACATATTCTTGGAGTACACACAATAATATTTCAACCTTTACTAATATAGTAATATTAGCAAATTGGGTTCAATTGCTATAAGAGTAAATTTGTAAATGTTGATAAGTTGCTTCACCAAAAATGTCACATGTatacaactttattttattaactatctACTTTCTCCCTAGTCTACAACGTCTCAACCAAAGTTTAAAAT
This region includes:
- the LOC120086488 gene encoding probable sodium/metabolite cotransporter BASS3, chloroplastic, which translates into the protein METVNTFLPTFGRIFLSLSLSSTLPFFFPLLVIITYPRQKKNLTGGQPFTFRRYYSGDFTVYTSFFLSMSAITLYSSPVPFLSQSPTKPSRKPKLYSSDCHCLSISCSFTRLWPSSHCSTSKNWKPVCNGALSTFACSTSPFIGRVGSRIRLGNFSLLSFGLNSNAAAEAAGGDSSQLLSALLPFVVLATGIAALARPSTFTWVPKDLYAPALGGIMLSIGIKLSINDFALAIKRPVPLSVGFIAQYVLKPALGVLIARAFGISPMFYAGFLLTACVGGAQLSSYASFLSKGDIALSILLTSITTISSVLLTPLLTGILIGSVVPVDAVAMSKSILQVVLLPVALGLVLNSYAKPIVAVLQPVMPFVAMICTSLCIGSPLAINRSQILSIDGARLVLPVLAFHTLAFTLGYWASKIPIVRQEEEASRTISLCTGMQSSTLAGLLATQFLGSTQAVPPACSVVAMAIMGLCLASFWGSGSKIRDLPSLLIQKSSSIVSAS